One genomic window of Thioclava sp. GXIMD4216 includes the following:
- a CDS encoding acetyl-CoA carboxylase carboxyltransferase subunit alpha, translating to MSYLEFEKPLAEIEGKAEELRALARANEEMDVEKEAAALDKKAAQMLKDLYKDLSPWRKCQVARHPERPHCKDYIEALFTEFTPLAGDRNFADDHAVMGGLARFDDQPVVVIGHEKGHDTASRIARNFGMARPEGYRKAIRLMEMADKFGLPVITLIDTPGAYPGKGAEERGQSEAIARSTQTCLNIKVPLIALVIGEGGSGGAVGFAAGDRVAMLEHSIYSVISPEGCASILWKDAEKMREAAEALRLTAQDLKKLEVIDRIIKEPLGGAQRDRTATFEAVRTEIGAMLKELAGRDGVALVKSRRKKFLDMGSKGLAA from the coding sequence ATCAGCTATCTCGAATTCGAAAAGCCTCTTGCCGAGATCGAGGGCAAGGCCGAAGAGCTTCGCGCCTTGGCACGGGCAAACGAAGAGATGGATGTGGAGAAAGAAGCCGCTGCGCTGGACAAGAAAGCCGCGCAGATGCTGAAGGATCTGTACAAGGATCTTTCGCCCTGGCGCAAATGTCAGGTCGCGCGCCATCCCGAGCGTCCGCATTGCAAAGATTACATCGAGGCGCTCTTCACCGAGTTCACGCCGCTGGCTGGCGATCGCAATTTTGCCGATGACCACGCGGTTATGGGCGGCCTTGCGCGCTTCGACGACCAGCCGGTCGTGGTGATCGGCCATGAAAAGGGCCATGACACCGCCTCGCGGATTGCCCGCAATTTCGGCATGGCCCGCCCCGAAGGCTATCGCAAGGCGATCCGCCTGATGGAAATGGCCGATAAATTCGGCCTGCCGGTCATCACCCTGATCGACACGCCCGGTGCCTATCCCGGCAAGGGCGCGGAAGAGCGCGGCCAGTCCGAAGCGATTGCCCGCTCGACCCAGACCTGCCTCAATATCAAGGTGCCGCTGATTGCGCTTGTCATTGGTGAAGGGGGGTCTGGCGGGGCCGTAGGCTTTGCCGCAGGCGACCGCGTGGCGATGCTGGAACATTCGATCTACTCGGTCATCTCGCCGGAAGGCTGCGCCTCGATCCTGTGGAAGGATGCCGAGAAAATGCGCGAGGCGGCGGAAGCGCTGCGCCTGACCGCGCAGGATCTCAAGAAGCTCGAGGTGATCGACCGGATCATCAAGGAGCCGCTGGGCGGGGCCCAACGCGACCGCACCGCAACTTTCGAGGCCGTGCGCACGGAAATCGGTGCCATGCTGAAAGAACTGGCGGGCCGCGACGGGGTCGCGCTTGTGAAATCGCGCCGCAAGAAGTTTCTGGATATGGGCTCGAAAGGGCTTGCGGCATAA